The proteins below come from a single Maylandia zebra isolate NMK-2024a linkage group LG23, Mzebra_GT3a, whole genome shotgun sequence genomic window:
- the LOC101476240 gene encoding uncharacterized protein LOC101476240, giving the protein MFKLVLLLLALSGLQAVPIKTPRGLKKSSSDVHQFLPDGFRQADADVPVQRSGGSWVRVENPSHLPDGFRQGTEPSMKVRDGFRQGTEPFMKLRDGFRQGTEPFLKLRDGFRQGTEPFMKLRDGFRQGTEPFMKLQDGFRQGTEPFMKLRDGFRQGTEPFMKLQDGFRQGTEPFMKLRDGFRQGTEPFLPLQRGFRQGTEPFMKLRDGFRQGTEPFMKLRDGFRQGTEPFLPLQRGFRQGTEPFYSFIQRAKVACQGEIINNKCYEFNPTPLSFKDAQAKCRTLAPHAELASVTSGDLHSHLISLVTKGGKKSPVLTWLGATVTNQEASWVDGSEWGFSDWMPGHPNIHTDKPVCVEMFELDNSRWTTANCDLKRASICTYMIPT; this is encoded by the exons GCCTCCAAGCTGTCCCAATCAAAACCCCTAGAGGTTTGAAGAAGTCATCAAGTGATGTCCATCAATTCCTTCCTGATGGCTTTAGACAAG CCGATGCTGATGTTCCGGTCCAAAGGAGTGGTGGTAGTTGGGTCCGTGTGGAAAATCCTTCTCATCTCCCAGATGGTTTCAGGCAGGGAACCGAACCCTCTATGAAAGTCAGAGATGGCTTCAGGCAGGGAACCGAACCCTTTATGAAACTCAGAGATGGCTTCAGGCAGGGAACCGAACCCTTTTTGAAACTCAGAGATGGCTTCAGGCAGGGAACCGAACCCTTTATGAAACTCAGAGATGGCTTCAGGCAGGGAACCGAACCCTTTATGAAACTCCAAGATGGCTTCAGGCAGGGAACCGAACCCTTTATGAAACTCAGAGATGGCTTCAGGCAGGGAACCGAACCCTTTATGAAACTCCAAGATGGCTTCAGGCAGGGAACCGAACCCTTTATGAAACTCAGAGATGGTTTCAGACAGGGAACCGAACCATTTCTGCCTCTCCAAAGAGGCTTCAGGCAGGGAACCGAACCCTTTATGAAACTCAGAGATGGCTTCAGGCAGGGAACCGAACCCTTTATGAAACTCAGAGATGGTTTCAGACAGGGAACCGAACCATTTCTGCCTCTCCAAAGAGGCTTCAGACAGGGAACCGAGCCCTTTTACAGCTTCATCCAAAGAGCAAAAGTGGCATGTCAGGGGGAGATTATCAACAACAAGTGCTATGAGTTCAACCCTACACCGCTGTCCTTCAAGGATGCTCAG GCCAAATGCAGAACTCTTGCCCCACATGCCGAGCTTGCTTCTGTAACCAGTGGTGATCTGCATTCCCATCTGATTTCCCTGGTGACCAAGGGTGGTAAGAAGAGCCCTGTGCTAACCTGGCTGGGAGCCACAGTCACG AACCAAGAGGCGTCATGGGTGGACGGGTCAGAGTGGGGTTTTAGCGACTGGATGCCAGGCCACCCCAACATTCACACTGACAAACCTGTCTGTGTGGAGATGTTTGAGCTAG ACAACAGCCGGTGGACTACTGCCAACTGTGATCTGAAGAGAGCCTCCATCTGTACGTACATGATTCCTACGTAA